The stretch of DNA GCCGCGAAGGCCCTCGGGGTCGTCGTGTCGCGGTCGTCGCCCGCGGTGACATCGTTCAGGCCGGGCTCGGTCCGTGCGGACGACGTGACGTCATCGCCGTGCTCGGCGAGGAAACCCTCGAACGCGTGCGGGCCGCCGAGAGAGGCGAAGACGAGGTTCGTCGCGGTGTTGTCGCTCTGGCGCACCGACGCCTCCGCGAGCTCGTCGAGCGTCATGCCGGTGCCGACGCGCTCGGACGTGACGGGGGAGTAGCCGGCGCCCTGGACATCCTGCTCGCTCCAGCGCACGGTGGTGGCGCGCTCGGCGTCGGAGGCGGTCGCGAGCAGCGCCGCGGCGAGGAATGCCTTGATGCTCGACGCGAATTCGAACCGCTCGTCGGCGCGATGGGAGACGGTGCGACGATCGCCGGTGTCGACGGCGTGCACGCCGACGCGTGCCCCGTACTCCTGCTCCAGCGCGGTGATCGACGCCGCGACGGCCGCCGCGTCGACCGCGGCGCGGGTCGGAGTCGCCTCGGTGGCCGTCGGCGCGGGCGATGCCGACTGCGGCGGCGGCCCCTCGGTCGAGGACGTGCCGCAGGCGCTGAGAGCGAGGAGGAGCGCCATCGCCGCCGCCGACAGGGTCGCTCGAGTGGTGTGCGGTGTCCGTCGGTGCATCGATCAGGAAGGTTAGCCGGATCATCAGGACGGGCGCCGCCCGCGGCAATAGCATGACCCCCGTGACCGCACCCCTCATCCCGACGCACGACGATCCTCCGAGCGCAGGAGTCCCGGTCGAGGCCCGTCCGTCGACGGTCCTTCCGACGGTGCTGGTCGCGATCGGCATCGCGCTCGGCGGTCTGCTGCTGCTCGCGGTCTTCGCCTACCTGGCGCTGAGCTTCGGCATCGCCGGGGTCGTCTTCGCGACCGTCGTCGCCTTCGTCCCGCTCGCTCTGGTGCTGCTCGCGATCCGGTGGATCGACCGGTGGGAGCCCGAGCCGAGATCCGCGCTCTGGTTCGCCTTCCTCTGGGGTGCCGGCGTCTCGGTGGCCGTCGCGCTCGTGTTCGACCTCGGTGTGCAGATCGCCTCCGCAGCGACCGGGGTGACCCTGCAGAACGACCTCACGGCGAGCGTCGTCCAGGCCCCCATCATCGAGGAGCTCGCCAAGGGCTTCGGGGTGCTGCTCGTGCTCGGGGCGGGCAGGCGCTACTTCGACGGCCCCGTCGACGGTCTCGTCTACGCGGCGACCGTCGCGGCGGGTTTCGCCTTCACCGAGAACATCCTCTACTTCGGCAGCACCCTCGTCGAAAGCGGCGCGGGCGGGCTGGTTCCCGTGTTCGTGCTGCGCGGACTGTTCTCGCCGTTCGCGCATGTCATCTTCACCTCGTGCACGGGCCTCGCCCTCGGCTTCGCCTCGCGCCGCACGGGAGCGTTCGGAGCGCTCGGCTGGTTCCTGCTGGGACTCATCCCCGCCGTCGCGTTGCATGCGCTGTGGAACGGCGCCCTGCTCGTCGTGTCGAACGTGATCGGCTACTACTTTCTCGTACAGGTGCCGATCTTCGCCGCCTGGGTCGCGATCGTCGTCACCCTTCGGGTGCACGAGCGGCGACTGACGCGAGCCCGCCTCGCCGACTACGCGGGGGTCGGCTGGTTCACGCCCGGCGAGGTCGACCTCGTCGCGGGTCACGACGGGCGCCGCCGCGCACTCGCGTGGGCCAGGGCGCAGCCGCACGTCCCGGGTCTGCCGGACAAGCCCGCGGCGATGCGCGCCTTCCTGCGCCACGCGACGAGCCTCGCTCACGCACGGC from Herbiconiux sp. L3-i23 encodes:
- the bla gene encoding class A beta-lactamase; its protein translation is MHRRTPHTTRATLSAAAMALLLALSACGTSSTEGPPPQSASPAPTATEATPTRAAVDAAAVAASITALEQEYGARVGVHAVDTGDRRTVSHRADERFEFASSIKAFLAAALLATASDAERATTVRWSEQDVQGAGYSPVTSERVGTGMTLDELAEASVRQSDNTATNLVFASLGGPHAFEGFLAEHGDDVTSSARTEPGLNDVTAGDDRDTTTPRAFAADLETFLLGDGLAPADQQTLLEWMSGNATGDALIRAGAPAGWAVADKSGGAGPIRNDVAVVHPPGRSPIVVAVLTTRLDPETDYDDALVARAASVVLSALAN
- a CDS encoding PrsW family intramembrane metalloprotease is translated as MTPVTAPLIPTHDDPPSAGVPVEARPSTVLPTVLVAIGIALGGLLLLAVFAYLALSFGIAGVVFATVVAFVPLALVLLAIRWIDRWEPEPRSALWFAFLWGAGVSVAVALVFDLGVQIASAATGVTLQNDLTASVVQAPIIEELAKGFGVLLVLGAGRRYFDGPVDGLVYAATVAAGFAFTENILYFGSTLVESGAGGLVPVFVLRGLFSPFAHVIFTSCTGLALGFASRRTGAFGALGWFLLGLIPAVALHALWNGALLVVSNVIGYYFLVQVPIFAAWVAIVVTLRVHERRLTRARLADYAGVGWFTPGEVDLVAGHDGRRRALAWARAQPHVPGLPDKPAAMRAFLRHATSLAHARQRALVGRAAIGATPDERALLEAIVADRRALLG